Within Pseudorca crassidens isolate mPseCra1 chromosome 8, mPseCra1.hap1, whole genome shotgun sequence, the genomic segment CCTGTTCAAAATCAAAGCTCATCATTTTGTTTTGAACAATTTTTGTTTGAGAATCAAATGGTCACCTAAATGAGGAAGCAAATAATCATAAAATGACAGGAAAGCAAGTGACAAAGTAACTACAACCACTGGCTATTGcagtataataaataaaatgacagttaacaaaaacacctttatttttgttttcaaagaacaaactgttcttctttttccaacaTAATCATGATTAACTTACAAAAACAGGCATTTACAATGCATCTTCAAAGCATTTCCCTTTAACGGAAAACTTGGCTTCAGAGAATACAAACattaaaaggttaaaataaaaattctattttgttgTCATTGTAAGACAAAACAGAATCTAGCATAAGTCAAGGAAATCCATTCATACTTCAGGTCCTTCTCCTCCAGGAACCAGCTGCAAAGGAGGAAAAAGTTTAGTATTTAGTTTAGAACTACATAATCTAAAAACCCCTCCTGAGAGCTGCTCATTGATCGGAGTCACGCCTCTTTGCCCCTCCCccatatttccattttctccatgtCACTGCTGTTTACAATTCCAACATCATCAATTAATACTTAGTGTCTCAACAATGATTCCTagcaaaacaaattattaaaaagcacaagcagggcttccctggtggcgcagtggttgagagtccgcctgccgatgcaggggacatgggttcgtgccccggtctgggaagatcccatatgcagcggaacggctgggccggtgagccatggccgctgagcctgcacgtctggagcctgtgctccgcaacgggagaggccacaacaatgagaggccctcgaaccgcaaaaaaaaaaaaaaaaaaaagcacaagcaaaCTAATCTTAGGCCTAATGTCATCTTCAACAGTTTGGCCATAGAGCCCTGACCACCAGAGCACCCATTTCCCATCTTAAGCACCACTGGACCCATGAGCACTTAGTCAAGCAAGTTAGTTCTGTAATCCCTGCCCCACAAAAATGGCTTAACATctaaataaaaatagctttactGTGTCTTACCATTGTTATGTTATTTCCATTTAGCAAAATTTGATCTAATTTAGtaattcttcttccttctggtGTGATTTCACTAAACAAATAGATTAAAGGTTAATTATTCTATATAAATGAACATGAGGTCAGGCAACTGTACCAACACTTTTCAGAGACAAAGTGGGTGATGTACATCACCCCTGGGTGATGTAAATTCTTCCCCAAAGGCAACAGAGTGGACTGACTGGCCTAAGATCCACatccactgagctgatcttcatCTAAAAAGCTGAAACTTGCCAAGGAGatcaaatatgaaataaaatgtttactatccTCACTCTTTTTACTATTATCTACTACTGATTCCTATCCATTATACCAATCTGTAATTAATTCAAATCTGAAAGCAGAGCTACTGGTCATGATCTTTATAATTAATATAACTGAGGCatcatttacattttctattatatataagTTGTAGAATAATTAATTTAAAGCATTAAATGCTCTTATTATCAGTTCCTTTATTTGACCTAAGCCCTAAGATCCCTGGCTGTTTTTAGTACCTTTTACCTTAAAGCTTTATCTCTACTAATTTCCTAGCAATTTAGTGACAGTTACATAAAGGTAATAATCCTCTAATCCAATTTTACTAACATCAGTAGGTAAAACTTCTATCTTTAGAGTAGTTCGAATAGGCAGTGTTCTCTGACTCAACAGATCATTTTACTGACTCAACAGTACTAAAACTGccttaaattaaaaagagattCCCCTGCCCAATTCCTTAATTTTCAACACTACTCACAACTCAGTGACATCTTCCAGTACCATATCTGAAATTTggtgttaagaaaataaatataccaaGTTAAATTTACTCTGGCTTCTGCCTTTGTTCAGTTTTAATTATAACATTGAACACAATGGCTCAAATTCAAAATGTTTGTGATtagtaatttcatcttttttcagTACACGCACCTCTTAAAACACTATCACAATTTCCAtgagaataaattaatttttattataaaaatccgTAAGTACTGATTGtctaaagttctttttttaaaataccgaAGAAAAAACCATACTACCAACTTTTAAAAGGATACTGACAAAGTCATCAAATCCCAGAAGTGTGCCAACAATCTCCTTATCACTCTTCATCACAATGTGAATCCTTGATCCTATACACTTGTCCACAAGctctatggatttttttttttaacaaaaaaaaaggggggggagaggagagaaaagattaTTATGCCCATTCGTTACTTCAACAAATATGTGAGTGCCTATTGGCACTTATTACTTGCATATGGTGAAATATAAACCAGGAAAAGTATTCACTCGAAAACTTTAGATCTTACACTACATGTCTCTGTTAATCATTCTATTAACAGGAAAGTTTTCCCTGTTCTCCACTTACCCCTCCTTTGTAACAATTTGTCATGGCTGTGGCTTAATATTATTTTAGGTTATCCTATTGACATATGaaccccacccacaccccccagACTCTAAGGTCCATGAGAGCAGAGATGGTGGTTGTTTTTACTCATCAGTGTATCCCCAATGGACACTGCCTGGCATACACTGATCATTCAAAAAGAGTTTGTTCCATGACACTTTACAATCACGGCCACATCCACTAGCTCAATCACCCTTCAGATACAAAATATTAAGAGagaggcctgggcttccctggtggcgcagtggttgagaatctgcccgctaatgcaggggacacgggttcgagccctggtctgggaagaccccacatgccgcggagcaactaggcccgtgaaccacaactactgagcctgcgcgtctggagcctgtgctccgcagcaggagaggccgcgatagtgagaggcccgcgcaccgcgatgaacagtggccccgcttgccacaactagagaaagccctcacacagaaacgaagacccaacacagccattaattaattaattaattaattaaaaaaattttagaaagatatagaacattattttttttaaaaaaaagagagaggcctGTCTTCACCAGAGATCCCTTCTCGTCACTacgtctcccccaccccccaaaagtcTATCCTCTGTAGTCGGACAGCAGCTTGAACATCTCTTCAGCAGGCTTAGCGTTATTTGGTACGATGTTTATTTGCCCGGTATCCTGTTTCCTACACTGGTTTGTATGCTATCTGAAAGCAACGGCCGTGATTTTAGTTTGTTGAACAGTGCCCAATCACAGTGTCCAGTGCACAGAGGCGCAATAACTGTTGAAAGAATGAGCGGCAAGAAAAGCTAGTTTCCAGAGTCCTCTTTTAAGGCGCAGTCCAGATCCTGGTGCCTCTCTCAACAACCGGCCAGATAAGCAACAGGGTCTAATCTGGGGATTTTAAATGCCAGGTTGAGGAACGGGACTGCTATCCACTACTGTAAAGGCGAGCTCACAACAAAGAAGGCCAACGACTTATTCACTAAGCGTGAACCTCTTCCGGTGACGGTTTGGTCTGGGGAGTCAAAAGTCTCTGCCTCGAGAAAACCCCACCACGCCGAAGAGACGCGGGCGGCCTGAGGCCGCAGAGACTTGGCGCCTAGAGGAGAGCCGCGAAGAAAGCAGTTGGTCATATACGTTTTTCTAACACTCAGCCAGGGGCTGCACTGCCCCTCGAGCCCCGACCCTAATCTTCAGCTCCCCGCCCCGGCACCCCAACACGACAACGGTTACCTAGAGGGAGAAGCTGAGACGGGTTGGTGGTGGCGTTAGCCGCCATGGCTACGCCGGAAGTGGTCTGCGTCTCTCGAAGTTGGGAAGGCGAGTTTGAAAGAGCGCGCTTCCGCTTTTTCCGACAGCCCGTTCAGACTCGACCAATCTGAGGCCGAGAGTGCGATCGGGCCGGTCCACGGGGATCGCTCCTAGTCACTCCTTCCCCGGCAATGAGATCCTGGGAAATATTTCCGTTCACTGAACGTTTTGCGGTCTCGACAGACACTCACCTTTCTCTCCAAATTTCCAAGAGACTTTAAAACTATCCCGCCTTGTAAATAAATTATTCCTCTAACCCGGAAGACTTTGCCAAACGGAAACCTTTGAGTCGTCTTATCTTCCCCAAGTTGTATCTCATTTCAACCCAGGATCTTTCTTCAGACCAGtataaataaatttgattttcccGCCACCGATTCATTGTGTTGTAATTTTCgtaaattttgttgttgttatttttgtttcttttaaggaaTCTAccaattcttttaaaagttcagtggattgaaaacccacagctaagggactttcctggtggtccagtcgttacgactctgtgcttccatggcgagggtatgggttcgatccctggtcagggaaataagatcccgcctgccgcatggtgtggccaaaaataaataaataaataaataaaacccacaactaacatttttaaaaaacttttctggGCGAGGGGGAGATTTTAAATATGTTCCCTATTTTCTACTATCGTTCTTAAATCCTGTTATATCTAGGAGTCTACTATAGACTTTTTTCACTATTTCTTCCACAAACACATTGTCCAACAGGCAACCACCAGATGTCACTCTATGTTAATGACATCACATTTAGGAAACCTTGATGCTTTTACACTTCttttttgaaaagagaaagcaaacaaaTTTTCTGCCTTAgtatatttt encodes:
- the LSM5 gene encoding U6 snRNA-associated Sm-like protein LSm5 codes for the protein MAANATTNPSQLLPLELVDKCIGSRIHIVMKSDKEIVGTLLGFDDFVNMVLEDVTEFEITPEGRRITKLDQILLNGNNITMLVPGGEGPEV